In Candidatus Obscuribacterales bacterium, the genomic window TCGCTCTCTTGCTCCTCAGCGGCGGTATTGGCATTGGCCTGGGAGACACCGCTTTCTTCACCTCCCTAAACTGTCTAGGGGCAAGGCGGGGGCTGTTGCTGGAATCCCTCGCACCCCCCATGGCTGCCTTGATTGCCCTGATGGTTCTGCAAGAATATCTGCCCCTAGCTGGCTGGCTGGGTATTGGGCTCACCGTCGGCGGTGTGGCCTGGGTGGTGGTGGAGCGCACTCCCAGCACGCCGCAGTTCCAAGCTCGGCCTCGGCGGGGCATGATTTTTGGATGTTTGGCTGCTCTTAGTCAAGCTAGCGGCGCGGTGCTCTCGCGGGCTGCTCTATCCGGCAGTGAGATTGATCCGCTGTGGAGTACTTTCCTGCGATTGGTGGGCGCTTTGCTGGCGCTGGTTATCCTGGTGGCGGTGCGCCAACAGCAGGGGGAGGTGGTAGCCCTAGGGCGATCGCGACGGCTGGCTCTTACCGTCGCCGTGACCGCTTTCTTCGGCACCTATCTAGCCATCTGGCTGCAGCAAGTTGCCCTGAAGTTTACCGCTGCGGGTATTGCCCAAGCGTTGGGGGCTACCAGTCCCCTGTTTGTCATTCCCATTGCGGTTTGGATGGGCGATCGCGTTAGTTCTCGGGCTCTACTGGGTATGGTGGTGGCGTTGGGCGGCGTATGGCTGCTGTTTGCGGCTCGTTAGCCCGTCAGGTGCCTTGGGGAGAGCGATCGCCCTCTAGTACTTGATGGAAATAGTTGACAATTTCCCGCACCACGCCGCTCTTGCCGCGACAGTCCAGCATGAGAATTTCGCCCGCCAGCGCTCCGGCACTGTTGAGATCTTGGACAATTTTGGTTAATCCATGGCCCATATAGCCCGTGATGATCACAATCAGATCACAACGGCTAATCTTGGCTTTGACCTTACTGCTACTGGTGCTGACTTCTGTAAAGGGCGGGATTTCAACGCAGTTTTTAACCTTTAGACCATAGCTATCAGATAACGTTTGAAGGACGCCTTGGCGGGTGCTGGAGTGGCCACCGACTAGGGCTACGCTGTAGGTAGAAAGATCGAGAGTGGGCGGGTCTGGTGCAGGATCGGTTGCTGGAACTGGCGCATGGGTTAGGTGGGCTTCATAGTAGGTGAGCAGTGCTTTGAGGGATTCGATTTGTTCCTCTTGCTCTAGGGTCTTGAGCTGCAGGTCATCATAGTCTGACGTGAGGCGATCGCACTCATGGCGAAGCTGTTCATTATCTTGGCGTAGATGCTGGTTTTCGTCGTCAGCATACTGTTCAAATTCCTGAGTTTGACGAAGTTGCTGATTATCCTGCCGTAGGCGGTGGTTTTCCGTATCAGCATGTTCGGCATATTGCTCAAACTCCCGCGCATCTTGCCGGAGGCGATCGCATTCCTGGGTGAGGCGATCGCATTCCACGAGTAGATGATCGCGCTCAGCGGTCACCGTTTCTAGGGACTCGAGAAGAAAAACCTCCCGGCGATCGCGCCGCTTATTTTGGCGAATCGTGCCGGTCAGGCGGCTTGTGTGGGATAGCGTGCGCGAAAGGGTCGTTGTGACAAAGCGCCCCCAGCGTGACAGAACTCGTTTCATGGTGCCCTATCCTAGCGAGATGGGAGTAGCACTGTCAGGTAGACAACATTGGTTCCCATTTCTGACCAGTCTGCCACAAACCTCCTAGAATGGTCATCACCCATGACGCAACTAGGGGGATGGACGCGCCCGAGAACGGGTAATTTGCACGCTCAGAGCAATTACCGGTATCAGTCCCACCAGCAAGATGGCCAACGCCGGGGCCGAAGCTTCCACCAGCCGTTCATCTGCTGCATAGCGATGCACATAAACCGCCAGGGTATCAAAGTTAAACGGACGGATCACCATGGTGGCAGGCAGCTCTTTCATGACATCCACAAACACCAACATAATTCCCGTCAGCAAACCCCCAGACATCAGCGGTGCATGGACTTTCAGCAATGTGCGACTTGGGGTTTGTCCTAGGCTGCGGGACGCATCATCTAGAGTGGGTTTAATTTTAATTAAGCTGGATTCTACAGCCCCAAAGGAGACGGCTAAGAAGCGCACGAGGTAGGCAAAAATCAGGGCAGCGATGGTGCCGCTTACCAATAGTCCTGTGGAAATATCAAAAAGCGATCGCATTTGGGCATCGAGCCAGTTGTCAAACCGAGCGACGGGGATGAGCGTACCAACGGCAATGACGGAGCCGGGAACGGCGTAGCCCATGGCTGCTAGTCTTGTACCCAAGCGCATTCCCCAGCTCGGCTTCAGCCGCACCCCATAGGCCATGATGATCGAGAGGGCAATGGCGATCGCTGCCGTTAGGGTTGCCAAGATCAGGCTATGTTGCGACAGTTGCCAGAAGTTACGGTTTACCGTGCGTTCTAGGTTGTTCAGGGTCATGTTGGTAAACAACCCGACGGGGATCACCAAGCCCAATAGCACCGGTACTGTACAGATGGTCATGGCCAGGAGCGATCGCCAGCCCTTTAGATGGTAGGTGGAGAGGGTTTGGTTGCGGCCGACCGTTTGGTAATATCTGGCCTGCCGTCGTGACCAGCGCTCTAGCAAAATTAGCCCAAAGACAAACAGCAGCAGGCAGGTAGCTAACTGGGCTGCGGCAATGCGTTCACCCATACTGAACCAGGTGCGATAGATGCCGGTCGTGAAGGTTTCGACGCCAAAGTGCTGCACGGTGCCAAAGTCGTTGAGGGTCTCCATGAGGGCGAGGGAAACACCAGTGGCGATCGCTGGCCGAGCTAGAGGTAGTGCCACTGTGAAAAAACTTTTCCAGGGGCCCCGTCCTAGGGAGCGACTGGCTTCCATTGTACAAAGGGCCTGATCAAGAAAGGCGACCCGCGCCAGCAGGTAGACATAGGGATAGAGAACCAAACTGAGCATGACGATCGCCCCCCACAGCGATCGCACGTTGGGAAACCAGTAGTCGTTGGTGCTAGACCAGCCAAACCAGAGACGCAGCGTCGTTTGCACTGGGCCAAAATATTCAAACACATCGGTGTAGGCATAGGCGAGCAGGTAGGCTGGAGCCGCCAAGGGCAACAGCAGCGCCCACTCAAACAGCTTGGCTCCTGGGAATCGACAGAGGGTGACCAGCCAAGCCGTAGATACACCGATCCCAAAAACCCCAATCCCCACGCCGATCATCAGCCAGAGAGAGTTGAGAACATAGCGCAACAGCACTGTATCCACGAGATGGCTCCAGACGTCTCCAGTGTTGGTGAAGATACTGCTCAATACCACTAGGGTCGGTGTGGAAATTAAGAGAGCGATCGCCATGACTGCCATCGTCCAACCCTGAGATGGCAACGCTTTTGCCCAACTGAGCAGACTGGAAAGGTCAAAAGAAGATGAAGTTTTAGAAGACACCGGGATATAACTTGCTATGCTTAATGAGAATGACTTTCAAAATACTGTACACTATACAGCAAGATACCGATACAGTCATTGTGCTTATGGGCATTTCTGGCTGTATGCGCGGTTTTGGCAGCAATCGCTTGGAATGACATATCCATTTCTTCTAGGCGGATGATCACCTGGGCGATCGCTGCCTGCGGACTGCGACCTATTGACTGCGGCTCACTGACTACGACTTTCTCTTTCCCATTATTCAAGTATTAACTCTTTACGCTATGGTTTCTTTGTCCCAGCATCAACGGCTGTATCCTGCTTCAACGTCATCGACAGCCATTGTCCAGCTTAACGATCTCACCAAATATTTTCCA contains:
- a CDS encoding iron ABC transporter permease, translated to MSSKTSSSFDLSSLLSWAKALPSQGWTMAVMAIALLISTPTLVVLSSIFTNTGDVWSHLVDTVLLRYVLNSLWLMIGVGIGVFGIGVSTAWLVTLCRFPGAKLFEWALLLPLAAPAYLLAYAYTDVFEYFGPVQTTLRLWFGWSSTNDYWFPNVRSLWGAIVMLSLVLYPYVYLLARVAFLDQALCTMEASRSLGRGPWKSFFTVALPLARPAIATGVSLALMETLNDFGTVQHFGVETFTTGIYRTWFSMGERIAAAQLATCLLLFVFGLILLERWSRRQARYYQTVGRNQTLSTYHLKGWRSLLAMTICTVPVLLGLVIPVGLFTNMTLNNLERTVNRNFWQLSQHSLILATLTAAIAIALSIIMAYGVRLKPSWGMRLGTRLAAMGYAVPGSVIAVGTLIPVARFDNWLDAQMRSLFDISTGLLVSGTIAALIFAYLVRFLAVSFGAVESSLIKIKPTLDDASRSLGQTPSRTLLKVHAPLMSGGLLTGIMLVFVDVMKELPATMVIRPFNFDTLAVYVHRYAADERLVEASAPALAILLVGLIPVIALSVQITRSRARPSP
- a CDS encoding DMT family transporter — protein: MFTPIIGELAALTAALIWAVASSIYASLGKQVSPLALNLSKGLVAVTLVGLTLAGRGTWPDVPGWAIALLLLSGGIGIGLGDTAFFTSLNCLGARRGLLLESLAPPMAALIALMVLQEYLPLAGWLGIGLTVGGVAWVVVERTPSTPQFQARPRRGMIFGCLAALSQASGAVLSRAALSGSEIDPLWSTFLRLVGALLALVILVAVRQQQGEVVALGRSRRLALTVAVTAFFGTYLAIWLQQVALKFTAAGIAQALGATSPLFVIPIAVWMGDRVSSRALLGMVVALGGVWLLFAAR